The Corynebacterium auriscanis genome includes the window GCAGTGCCTCACCCACGGCGTGGCGCGCGGCGAGTGTGCAGAACCAGGATGGCACCGTCACGATCGTTGCGCTGCCCCTAGCCGATGAAGAACACACCATCACCCGCCTCATCGCGCTGCAGGTCATCATTGGCCTTATCGCTTTGGCCGCCATTGTGGTGGCCAGCATGTATATCGTCCGCAGGGCGCTGAAACCACTGAACCAGGTAGAACACACCGCCTCGCTGATCTCGCGTGGCCACCTTGAACAACGCATCCCCACATGGTCCCCAAACACGGAGGTGGGGGCGCTATCGCAAGCCCTGAACCGAATGTTGGCACAGATTCAAGGGGCGTTCATGTTTGTGGAGAATTCCGAGCGTCAAGCCCGCGGGTCGGAGGCTGCCATGCGCCGTTTCATCGGCGACGCTTCCCATGAACTTCGCACCCCGCTGACGTCCGTGCGCGGATACGCAGAGCTCTACCAATCCGGAGCTACCGACGATGCTCGCATGGTCATCGACCGCATTTCCGAAGAGTCTGCCCGTATGTCCCTCCTCGTCGAGGATCTGCTGGCACTGGTGCGCATGGATGAAGGGCGCCCACTGAAACAGGACCGTGTGGACGTGCTGGAGCTGGTGCTGCACTCGGCGGATTCCGCTCGCGCCGGTTTCCCCGGGCGACACGTGTCGGTCAACAATAGGTGCGGCGGGGACATTCCGGTGGTCATCGGTGATGCTAACCGGTTGCACCAAGTAGTGGGCAACTTGCTGACCAACGCACTTCGTCACGGTGGGGATGCCGCCCAGGTTCAGATCAACCTGTCCCAAGGTAGCCACACCGTCATCATTGAGGTCTCAGACGACGGTAACGGCATCGCTGAAAAGGACTTGCCCCATCTGTTCGAACGCTTTTATCGCCCGGACGTCTCGCGCTCACGTGCATCCGGTGGCTCAGGGCTGGGCCTTTCCATCGTGAAATCCCTCGTAGAGGCCCACGGTGGCACCATCACCGTGGCCAGTCGGCTGGGGGAAGGAACTACCTTTACTGTCGAGCTGCCGTCCGCTGCGGAGGATGTTCCAGAGCATGCTTAACCAATCCAGCGACCTTGCGGTTGCGCACCAGCATGTTGTGGGCAACCTCTAAATCGGGGTAGTACTTCTGCACCAACACCAAACGCAGAGGCCCAGGATGCGCGGGAGTACCGGTCCATTCGCTATCGTCGGCAAGTGCAAACGCGGCTTCCAAAGGAACAGTCCGGTCATACTTCGTAGCAATCTGCGTGATGGGGACCGTGCAGGTGGCCGTTTGATGCAACACCGCGGTCAACTCCGGGGAGCCAACGATCTGTTGGGCGAACGCGGGACCGGCTACGGCATCGACGATTCGCAGCGCGGCGTCGGCACTAGGCCGACCAGACCACGGCATGCGCACACCCCGAAAATCGGCGCCCAACCCAACTATATGGTGCACAAACCGGCCAGCGCGCGGCCGGGATGCCACAGCGAGGGACAGCAACCCGCCCTGTGAATGCGCCACCAAGTCGAACGTGGGCGATTTGGTCTGATCGTGTAGCTCCTCCAACTGCTTTTCAATTTCTTCGATGGAACCGTTGAGGGCTCGCGTGCCATTGTCGCCGTAACTCACGCTAAAGACGCGCCGGGACCGCCCGTCGTAAGTGGAACGCAGATACGGGACCAAACGGTTGAAATTCCCGCGGCCCCCCACGGTGCCGTGCACGACCACCACCGGCCGAGGCTCCCGCTGGCTCAGCTGGTACGTCGGCGACTCTTCCCAATGCCCTAGATCCGGCAGGTAGGAGAAAATCGATCGGCGCGCTGCCTCCGTCACGAATCCCACTCCTCTTCTTGCCCCTCATCATCCCGTAGTGCCTGCACAAGCGTCTCGTGCACTAACTCTTGGACGGCGGGATTGCTGGGCAACTCTTCATGCCTACATTTACCGACGCCCACGTCCTGCACAAAAACATTCTTCACTAGGTCCGAGTCTTCCATGGACAAAAACGCATTCTCGTGCGGGACAACCGTCGAGTCATTGCGGGTGGCGTAATTGGTGTAGCGAATCATTGGGCGGGTATCGGGGCTGGCCGCGAGTGTTTCTAACACAGGGGAGCCGATGATTTGTTGCATACCGGCAGCGCCGAATACACGGCGAATGGTCGCAGCGGCCATGCGTTGCGTGGTCTCTGAGGTCAGGAGGTTCCCCAGCATTCCCAAAAGCGTGGTCCCTTGGTGGGGTGAGCCCAAACTGATGAGGTGGTGGACGTAATCCTCCCCGCCTAATTCGTTGATCCAATACCGAGCCAGCAACCCGCCTTGGGAATGCCCTACAATATCAACGGCCTCGGCGCCGGTAGCTGACAAGACCTGTTCGATGTATGCGCCGATATCTTGCGCTGAGGTGGGGATATCCTGCGTTCCATGCACTCCATAGTCGGGGCTAAACACCACAAAGCCATCGTTGCGCAGGCGAAGAACAAGGTTTTGCCACACGTTTTTAGAACTGATGGTGCCGTGAATGAGCACTACCGGGTAGGGCCGATCCAATGTGGGCCGGGCTTGCCAAAGGTCATCTGCGTAACCGTGGGAGACCTGGCGCGCGCCCAGTGGGGGATCGGGGATGGCACCACGTAGTTGTGGCATTGATGGGCGGGTGACACCCAGGTTGCCGGGAATGTCGTAGATGAAACGCCCCGTTGAAGCTACGCCGTTGGATAGACGAGTAAGCCACGTCCGCTCTGATTTGTCGAGCAGTGGGTCGTCGGATTCTGACAGGGCAGTGCCGTCGGCATTTTCACCTGCAGCCTGCTCAGCAGTGAGGTCATCGGGTGGTGTGCCGTCCAGTTCATTGGAATCGGCGAAAGAGTTGGAGCTACCCGTGGCGAATTCGGGATCCGCCCAATCAGGGGCTAGCGCGAATTCGTCATCGGATTCATCGTCATCTTCGATGGGGTAGGGGCGCGGCTTGGAGGTCATTAGTCCTTGGGCTGTTCCTTGAGGTCAGTGGTGCCCAGAATCGCGCGGATCTTGTCGGCGGCAGCTTCCATCTTGGCCGGGTCGGTCTCATCCATTTTCATCACGTTCGCCAGTGAGTAGCCGGACATGTCGGCAGCGGGGAAAACGTGGATGTGAGCGTGGGGAACCTCAAAACCGGCAATGAGGTATCCAGCGCGTGGAGACTTGAAAGCCTCGATAATCGCCTGGCCTACTTTTTGCGCAACCTCATTGCAGTGTGCCCACAGGGCAGGATCCATATCGGTCCACCGATCGACTTCTTCAACTGGGACCACGAGGGTATGTCCGTATGCGACGGGCTCGATGGTGAGGAAGGCCACAACCTTGTCGTCACGGTAAACAAAACGACCGGGTAGTTCTCTATTGATGATCTTTGTGAATACGCTCGTCATGGTTCTCGATGGTAGCGCCGGACCGTCAAACATGTGGTGGGTAAAGTATTCACTATGCGCATTCTTGTGATCGGAAACGGTGCCCGCGAGCACGCCTTGGCTTATTCCTTGTCCCAGGACCCATCGGTGGATGAAGTCCACGTCAGCCCCGGCAACGCGGGTATGGCTGCTGTTGCTACTCTCCACCCCTCTGGTGATGCAGTTGAACTCGCCAGGGACATTCAGGCAGACCTCGTTGTCATCGGGCCGGAAATCCCATTGGTCGCCGGTGTTGCAGACGAATTGCGTGCGGCCGGTTTCGCCGTGTTTGGTCCGTCCAAGCAAGCTGCTCAAATCGAAGGCTCCAAGGCTTTCGCGAAGGATGTCATGGCGCGCGCCGGGGTTGCCACGGCGCAGGCCCAGTCGGTGCCGGTCGGCGCTTCGGATGCTGATATCGACGCCGCTTTGCACAACTTCGGCCCCATGTACGTGGTGAAAGATGATGGCCTCGCCGGTGGAAAGGGGGTGGTTGTTACTGATGACCGCGCTGCGGCTCTGGCTCACATTAAGGCTGTTCATGAGGGTGGAAATCCGGTCTTGTTGGAAACCTTCTTGGACGGCCCGGAGGTATCCCTGTTCTGCCTCGTCGACGGGGAAACCGTCGTTCCGCTGCTGCCCGCCCAAGACCACAAGCGTGTGGGGGAAAACGATGAGGGCCCCAACACCGGTGGCATGGGAGCGTACACTCCGCTGCCGTGGTTGCCCGAAGATGGTGTACAGCGCATCGTCGATGAGGTGTGCCGTCCAGTAGCCAAGCAAATGGTGGAGGATGGGGTTCCTTTCAACGGCTTGTTGTATGCCGGGTTGGCGTGGGGCAACAATGGCCCATCGGTAGTGGAATTCAATTGCCGTTTCGGTGACCCGGAAACCCAGGCGGTGCTGGAGCTGCTCAAGACTCCGCTCGGCGGGGTGCTGGACGCGGTAGCACGTGGTGAGCTGGAATCACTCCCCGCGCTGGAGTGGAAGGAAGGCTACGCTCTGACGGTCGTACTGGCTGCAGAAGGGTACCCGGAAGCACCAAAGACGGGCGAGGTTATTTTGGGGGCTGATGCCGGGAGCGAATCCAAGGGGATCCGGGCCGCTGGTGTGGCGGAAAAGGATGGGAACTTGGTTTCGGCAGGTGGTCGCGTGATCAATGTCATCGGCTCGGGCGCCACGCTCGAAGAAGCCCGCGACCAGGCCTACCGCGTGATGGATAGCGTGACCCTGCCAGGTGGGCACTTCCGCAGGGACATCGCCCTCCCCGCGGTCGAGGGGCGCATTTCGGTCCAATAGCACCTTTCTTTGCACGCCTGGCAGGATTTTGTGGGGATGGAGCGTTGACCAGCCTGTGATCATGCGTTGTAGGGATTTCCCTTCTGCGCTGCGGTCTCGTTAAATTGCCCATATGCCTGAAGGTCATGTGATTCACCGGCTCGCGCGGCACCTCAACCAAAACTTTGGGGGCCAGGTTATGAGGGTCAGTTCTCCCCAGGGGCGTTTCGCCGTCGAGGCGGCTCTGATCGATGGGACTCAGCTATGCAAAGCACGTGCGTGGGGGAAGCACTTGTTTTTGGAATTTGGTTCCCAACGTATCGTGCACATCCATTTAGGTTTGATTGGATCGTTTCGGATCGAGCCTTACCAATCGGATACGCCGTGGGGACAAGTTCGTTTGCATTTGCACCGGGCGATAGATGACGGGGGAGCGGATGCCTACCCGCTGAGCAACACAGATAGGCCGGCCGGCTCGGCGAAAACGCAAAGCACAGGCACCGCAGGTGGCGCAGCCACGCTTGATAACGCGGCCCAGTCAGACAATCAGGCCGTAGCTGCTAATCTACGGGGCCCGCAGTGGTGCCGGTTGATTACCGAGGCCGAGATGGACATAGAGATCGGCAAGTTAGGGGCGGATCCCCTGCGGCCCACCGATCCTGTGAACCTTGAACTAAAAGAAGAAGTATTTCGGCGGTTGACGCGCAGTCGCCGATCGATTTCAAGTTTGTTAATGGACCAGAAGTTCTTTGCCGGGGTAGGCAATATCTACCGCGCCGAAGTGCTCTTTCGTTTAGGGATCAATCCCGAGACGCGGGGCGACGTGGCGTCGGAAAGAAAAGAAGAAATCTGGGAAGACCTGGTGGAGCTCATGGCCTACGGTGAGCAGCACGGACGCATCGACACAGTGAGGCAAGAGCATAGCCCTGAGGCGATGGAAAGAGCGCCGCGGGTAGATGACCACGGAGGAGAGGTGTACGTGTACCGCCGGGCTGGGCAACCGTGCTTGGTGTGTGGGGATGGCGTGCAACATGCGGTGGTGGAAGGGCGGAATCTCTTCTGGTGTCCCACGTGCCAGCTATGAGGCACGGTAGGAGGTCCCGTGACTGCTGTAAGAGCAGGAGGCATTCTTTTCTGGTGCTCCGATTACCCGCGATAGAGGCGCGGTAAAAACGGGTAAAAGCGGTGGTGGGGGAGGGGTAGCAGGTGCGAGGCGGACTTGTGGGATAATAACGGACGTGCCTGCGAAAAAGAAGATTTCAAACGTCCTTGCCAACCGATACGCATCCCCTGAGATGACCGCGATTTGGTCACCGGAGGACAAGATCGTCATGGAGCGCCAATTGTGGATCGCCGTGATGAAGGCCCAGCAGGAGCTGGGTGTGGAGGTTCCAGCCGAAGCGATCCAGAGCTACGAGAAGGTCATCGACAACGTTGATCTGGAATCGATCGCGGAACGGGAGAAGGTCACCCGCCACGATGTCAAAGCTCGAATCGAAGAGTTCAACGTCCTGGCCGGCAATGAGCACATCCATAAGGGAATGACATCCCGCGACCTGACCGAAAACGTCGAGCAACTGCAGATCTACCGCTCCCTGGAGATTGCTCGGAACAAGGCCGTGGCCGTGCTGGCGCGCATCGGCAAACGAGCGGGCGAGTACGAATCCCTCGTAATGGCGGGGCGTTCCCACAATGTGGCCGCGCAGGCGACAACGTTAGGAAAGCGCTTTGCCTCCGCCGCAGACGAACTGCTCATCGGTCTGGAGCGGATCCAAGATCTGCTGAATCGCTATCCACTGCGCGGTATTAAGGGGCCAATGGGCACCAGCCAAGACATGTTGGACTTGCTCGGTGGGCAGGAGGACAAGCTGGCGAGCCTCGAATGGAAGATTGCCGACGAGCTAGGATTCCGTCGCGTGTTCGACTCGGTGGGGCAGGTTTACCCGCGCAGCCTGGATATGGATGCGTTGTCCGCACTGGTAGAACTCGGCGCGGCGATGAGCTCCCTGTCGATGACGATCCGTTTGATGGCGGGTAACGAGACCGTGACGGAGGGGTTCAAGGAAGGCCAGGTTGGTTCTTCCGCGATGCCACATAAGATGAACGCCCGTTCGTGCGAGCGAGTTGGCGGCATGCAGGTGCTGCTGCGCGGTTACTTGACGATGGCCGCTGACCTAGCGGGTGCGCAGTGGAACGAAGGTGATGTGTTCTGTTCCGTAGTTCGTCGCGTGGCGCTACCGGATGCATTCTTTACGTTCGATGGCATGTGCGAGACGTTCCTGACCGTGTTGGACGAATTCGGTGCGTTCCCCGCGATGATCGAGCGCGAACTGGACCGCTACCTGCCATTCTT containing:
- the purD gene encoding phosphoribosylamine--glycine ligase; translation: MRILVIGNGAREHALAYSLSQDPSVDEVHVSPGNAGMAAVATLHPSGDAVELARDIQADLVVIGPEIPLVAGVADELRAAGFAVFGPSKQAAQIEGSKAFAKDVMARAGVATAQAQSVPVGASDADIDAALHNFGPMYVVKDDGLAGGKGVVVTDDRAAALAHIKAVHEGGNPVLLETFLDGPEVSLFCLVDGETVVPLLPAQDHKRVGENDEGPNTGGMGAYTPLPWLPEDGVQRIVDEVCRPVAKQMVEDGVPFNGLLYAGLAWGNNGPSVVEFNCRFGDPETQAVLELLKTPLGGVLDAVARGELESLPALEWKEGYALTVVLAAEGYPEAPKTGEVILGADAGSESKGIRAAGVAEKDGNLVSAGGRVINVIGSGATLEEARDQAYRVMDSVTLPGGHFRRDIALPAVEGRISVQ
- a CDS encoding Fpg/Nei family DNA glycosylase, producing MPEGHVIHRLARHLNQNFGGQVMRVSSPQGRFAVEAALIDGTQLCKARAWGKHLFLEFGSQRIVHIHLGLIGSFRIEPYQSDTPWGQVRLHLHRAIDDGGADAYPLSNTDRPAGSAKTQSTGTAGGAATLDNAAQSDNQAVAANLRGPQWCRLITEAEMDIEIGKLGADPLRPTDPVNLELKEEVFRRLTRSRRSISSLLMDQKFFAGVGNIYRAEVLFRLGINPETRGDVASERKEEIWEDLVELMAYGEQHGRIDTVRQEHSPEAMERAPRVDDHGGEVYVYRRAGQPCLVCGDGVQHAVVEGRNLFWCPTCQL
- a CDS encoding lipase family alpha/beta hydrolase; translated protein: MTSKPRPYPIEDDDESDDEFALAPDWADPEFATGSSNSFADSNELDGTPPDDLTAEQAAGENADGTALSESDDPLLDKSERTWLTRLSNGVASTGRFIYDIPGNLGVTRPSMPQLRGAIPDPPLGARQVSHGYADDLWQARPTLDRPYPVVLIHGTISSKNVWQNLVLRLRNDGFVVFSPDYGVHGTQDIPTSAQDIGAYIEQVLSATGAEAVDIVGHSQGGLLARYWINELGGEDYVHHLISLGSPHQGTTLLGMLGNLLTSETTQRMAAATIRRVFGAAGMQQIIGSPVLETLAASPDTRPMIRYTNYATRNDSTVVPHENAFLSMEDSDLVKNVFVQDVGVGKCRHEELPSNPAVQELVHETLVQALRDDEGQEEEWDS
- a CDS encoding HIT family protein; the encoded protein is MTSVFTKIINRELPGRFVYRDDKVVAFLTIEPVAYGHTLVVPVEEVDRWTDMDPALWAHCNEVAQKVGQAIIEAFKSPRAGYLIAGFEVPHAHIHVFPAADMSGYSLANVMKMDETDPAKMEAAADKIRAILGTTDLKEQPKD
- the purB gene encoding adenylosuccinate lyase, with translation MTDVPAKKKISNVLANRYASPEMTAIWSPEDKIVMERQLWIAVMKAQQELGVEVPAEAIQSYEKVIDNVDLESIAEREKVTRHDVKARIEEFNVLAGNEHIHKGMTSRDLTENVEQLQIYRSLEIARNKAVAVLARIGKRAGEYESLVMAGRSHNVAAQATTLGKRFASAADELLIGLERIQDLLNRYPLRGIKGPMGTSQDMLDLLGGQEDKLASLEWKIADELGFRRVFDSVGQVYPRSLDMDALSALVELGAAMSSLSMTIRLMAGNETVTEGFKEGQVGSSAMPHKMNARSCERVGGMQVLLRGYLTMAADLAGAQWNEGDVFCSVVRRVALPDAFFTFDGMCETFLTVLDEFGAFPAMIERELDRYLPFLATTRILMAAVRAGVGRETAHEVIKEHAVGVALNMRENGGEQDLIQRLAADERLPLTEEDLNEALADRHAFIGAAESQTQRVLRRVTEITKRYPLAAAYTPGEIL
- a CDS encoding esterase/lipase family protein gives rise to the protein MTEAARRSIFSYLPDLGHWEESPTYQLSQREPRPVVVVHGTVGGRGNFNRLVPYLRSTYDGRSRRVFSVSYGDNGTRALNGSIEEIEKQLEELHDQTKSPTFDLVAHSQGGLLSLAVASRPRAGRFVHHIVGLGADFRGVRMPWSGRPSADAALRIVDAVAGPAFAQQIVGSPELTAVLHQTATCTVPITQIATKYDRTVPLEAAFALADDSEWTGTPAHPGPLRLVLVQKYYPDLEVAHNMLVRNRKVAGLVKHALEHPPQRTAARQ
- a CDS encoding sensor histidine kinase; the encoded protein is MGTAVKAEHPRKNFAGHFLSHYPLRISLVVVITALAGVGLTISSAVVTSTLQRFMIQRVDDQLANATDSWAHRTSTSRTTPYDDLGKTEDPRGSGSSDGSSSGGLLGSYPNKSDVDRPPSDFYVLVVDGPVAYEQFNSVNESKPEVRGLDKPTPPTTVSARPGSASPTAWRAASVQNQDGTVTIVALPLADEEHTITRLIALQVIIGLIALAAIVVASMYIVRRALKPLNQVEHTASLISRGHLEQRIPTWSPNTEVGALSQALNRMLAQIQGAFMFVENSERQARGSEAAMRRFIGDASHELRTPLTSVRGYAELYQSGATDDARMVIDRISEESARMSLLVEDLLALVRMDEGRPLKQDRVDVLELVLHSADSARAGFPGRHVSVNNRCGGDIPVVIGDANRLHQVVGNLLTNALRHGGDAAQVQINLSQGSHTVIIEVSDDGNGIAEKDLPHLFERFYRPDVSRSRASGGSGLGLSIVKSLVEAHGGTITVASRLGEGTTFTVELPSAAEDVPEHA